The Shewanella zhangzhouensis genome has a window encoding:
- a CDS encoding AEC family transporter, which translates to MSVIEIVFPLLFIAALGYGASRSGWFSREHIAGISKFAFYVCIPALLFSAMLKVPLKDSIRLPVLVAFYVPVILSFALTLQLSRQALKRSYRDCAVLALGGSYSNTLLVGLPVIMAAFGPAQMASVFLIIPFHSAVLFGLTFALSGNSGAEGGSRGAQLIKGLLFNPVVASIGLGLIGNVAGLSLPTALGNSLEMLAKPAIACALFVLGANLNQYRLSSAFALTAVLSAIKLLLLPLLILIAGKLLGLTSLELAVTVLLGASPLGVNAYLIAAQLKRDSDIIAGAVVLSSMLCILTVIFWLTVLT; encoded by the coding sequence ATGTCCGTAATCGAAATCGTCTTCCCGCTGCTGTTTATCGCTGCTCTTGGCTATGGTGCCAGCCGCAGTGGCTGGTTTAGCCGCGAGCACATCGCCGGCATCAGCAAGTTCGCCTTTTATGTGTGCATCCCCGCGCTGCTGTTTTCTGCCATGCTCAAGGTGCCGCTTAAGGACAGCATCCGCCTGCCGGTGCTGGTGGCCTTTTATGTGCCTGTGATACTGAGTTTTGCATTAACCTTGCAGCTTTCGCGCCAGGCCCTTAAGCGTTCATACCGCGACTGTGCGGTGCTGGCCCTCGGCGGCAGCTATTCCAATACCTTGCTGGTGGGCTTGCCGGTGATCATGGCGGCCTTCGGCCCTGCGCAGATGGCAAGCGTGTTTTTAATTATTCCCTTTCACAGCGCAGTGCTGTTTGGGCTCACTTTTGCGCTGTCTGGTAATTCGGGTGCTGAGGGTGGCAGCAGGGGTGCACAGCTTATCAAAGGGCTGCTGTTTAACCCTGTGGTGGCGAGTATTGGCCTTGGGCTTATCGGAAATGTCGCCGGGCTGAGCCTGCCCACAGCCCTTGGCAACAGTCTTGAGATGCTAGCCAAACCTGCCATCGCCTGCGCACTCTTTGTGCTGGGTGCCAATTTGAATCAATATCGCCTGTCCAGCGCGTTTGCCCTGACGGCGGTATTAAGTGCAATTAAGCTTCTGCTACTACCGCTGCTTATTCTGATTGCGGGTAAACTGCTGGGGCTTACGTCGCTCGAGCTTGCGGTAACAGTGCTGCTTGGTGCATCGCCTCTTGGGGTGAATGCCTACCTGATTGCGGCTCAGCTTAAGCGAGATAGCGACATCATCGCCGGCGCCGTGGTGTTGTCATCCATGCTTTGTATCCTGACTGTGATCTTCTGGTTAACTGTGTTAACGTGA
- the rnk gene encoding nucleoside diphosphate kinase regulator: MERLERLLESLPGNDVGKAALEAELSRAEVRPSKEMPANVVTMNSEVRFTVSSSSEEFCLRLVYPKDVSAKGDTVSILAPVGSALLGLAQGDEMDWPRPGGGTTRVRIEEVTYQPERSGDFHR; this comes from the coding sequence ATGGAGCGTCTTGAACGATTATTGGAAAGCCTGCCGGGGAATGATGTCGGCAAGGCGGCACTGGAAGCTGAGCTCAGCCGCGCTGAGGTCAGACCGTCGAAGGAAATGCCAGCCAATGTGGTAACCATGAATTCCGAGGTGCGCTTTACAGTGTCATCGTCATCGGAAGAGTTTTGCCTCAGGCTGGTATACCCAAAAGATGTGTCGGCCAAGGGGGACACAGTCTCCATTCTCGCGCCGGTCGGCAGTGCTTTGCTGGGACTGGCCCAGGGGGATGAGATGGACTGGCCCCGTCCCGGTGGCGGTACCACCCGGGTCAGAATCGAAGAAGTGACCTATCAGCCCGAACGCAGTGGTGACTTTCACCGCTGA
- the bioA gene encoding adenosylmethionine--8-amino-7-oxononanoate transaminase gives MSIDFEFDRNHLWHPYTSMAAPLPVLGVQSAEGCCLTLEDGRELVDGTSSWWSAIHGYGHPALVGAVQAQAARLSHVMFGGLTHEPATDLGKALLKLVHPKLTKVFYADSGSVAVEVALKMAMQYWQGRSEPQKHKLLTVLGGYHGDTFAAMSVCDPNSGMHGMFGHLVPKQIFAKAPPAGFGHSVEESDLAELRTLLQTHHHEIAALIIEPIMQGAGGLRFHSPDYLKSIRTLCDEYKVLLILDEIATGFGRTGKAFAYEHAGIAPDLLCLGKALTGGMLSLAATLCTDEVAAGISNSPAGVFMHGPTFMANPLACAAALASLALFAENRWPSQVANIEAKLSQSLETARMLPQVADVRVLGAVGVIEMVQTVDTAFALKAFAERGVWVRPFGRLIYVMPPYCISDDELGMLTHAMVEVAALVGICKTAHNPAHG, from the coding sequence ATGAGCATAGATTTTGAGTTTGACCGTAACCACCTTTGGCACCCTTATACCTCAATGGCAGCACCTTTACCGGTACTGGGTGTGCAAAGTGCCGAAGGCTGCTGCCTGACGCTGGAGGACGGTCGCGAGCTGGTTGACGGCACCTCTTCCTGGTGGTCGGCGATTCATGGCTATGGCCACCCTGCACTGGTTGGCGCGGTGCAAGCTCAGGCCGCCAGACTCAGCCACGTGATGTTTGGCGGCCTCACCCATGAGCCTGCCACTGACCTCGGCAAGGCACTGCTTAAGCTGGTGCACCCAAAGCTGACCAAGGTGTTTTATGCCGACTCCGGTTCAGTGGCGGTGGAAGTGGCCCTTAAGATGGCCATGCAGTACTGGCAAGGCAGAAGTGAGCCGCAAAAGCACAAACTACTGACAGTACTTGGCGGCTATCATGGTGATACCTTTGCGGCCATGAGCGTCTGCGATCCCAACTCAGGCATGCACGGCATGTTCGGCCATCTGGTACCCAAACAGATTTTCGCCAAGGCACCGCCCGCAGGTTTTGGCCACTCGGTTGAAGAGTCAGACCTGGCCGAACTGCGCACTTTACTGCAAACCCATCACCATGAAATCGCCGCCCTGATTATTGAGCCCATCATGCAGGGCGCAGGTGGCCTCAGGTTTCACAGCCCGGATTATCTGAAGTCCATTCGCACCCTGTGCGATGAGTATAAGGTGCTGCTGATTTTGGATGAGATTGCCACCGGCTTTGGCCGCACCGGCAAGGCGTTTGCCTACGAGCATGCGGGTATAGCCCCGGATTTACTTTGCCTTGGCAAGGCGCTCACCGGCGGCATGCTGAGTCTTGCGGCAACCCTGTGCACTGATGAAGTCGCCGCAGGCATATCGAACTCACCCGCCGGCGTGTTTATGCACGGCCCCACCTTTATGGCTAATCCACTCGCCTGCGCCGCCGCGCTGGCAAGCCTTGCGCTTTTTGCTGAAAACCGCTGGCCATCGCAAGTCGCCAATATTGAAGCCAAGCTGAGTCAATCACTGGAAACCGCCAGAATGCTGCCGCAGGTAGCCGACGTACGAGTGCTTGGCGCGGTGGGTGTGATTGAAATGGTCCAAACCGTGGATACCGCCTTTGCACTTAAGGCCTTTGCCGAGCGCGGTGTGTGGGTTCGCCCCTTTGGCAGACTGATTTACGTGATGCCGCCCTACTGCATCAGTGATGACGAGCTTGGTATGCTGACCCATGCCATGGTGGAGGTCGCCGCTCTGGTCGGCATTTGCAAAACGGCCCACAATCCGGCCCACGGATAA
- the fur gene encoding ferric iron uptake transcriptional regulator, protein MTDGNQALKKAGLKVTLPRVKILELMQEPDNQHISAEDLYKKLLEIGEEIGLATVYRVLNQFDDAGIVSRHHFESGKAVFELSTQHHHDHLVCLSCGKVIEFSDDLIERRQNEIAMRHNIKLTNHSLYLYGVCTNDTCDHGDE, encoded by the coding sequence ATGACAGATGGAAATCAGGCGCTGAAAAAAGCGGGATTGAAAGTTACCCTGCCACGAGTAAAAATCCTGGAGCTGATGCAAGAACCAGACAATCAACACATCAGTGCCGAAGACCTGTATAAGAAGTTGCTTGAGATTGGTGAAGAGATTGGCCTGGCCACCGTGTACCGGGTACTGAACCAGTTTGACGATGCGGGCATTGTCTCCCGTCACCACTTCGAAAGCGGCAAGGCCGTGTTCGAGCTGTCCACTCAACATCACCACGATCACCTGGTCTGTTTGAGCTGTGGCAAAGTGATTGAGTTTTCTGATGACCTGATTGAACGTCGTCAGAATGAAATCGCCATGCGCCACAATATCAAGCTCACCAACCACAGCCTGTATCTGTACGGCGTGTGCACCAACGATACCTGTGATCACGGCGACGAGTAA
- the pepE gene encoding dipeptidase PepE codes for MTIRALLLSASRVGDTPYLEHTLPFIAPLTENARNWVFIPYAGISLGYDVYLEKVRQGLRNLNINISGIHEHADPRQAIRDADGIFVGGGNTFHLLHELYRYDLLFVIREQVEAGKPYVGWSAGSNIAGLSIRTTNDMPIIEPPSFTALGLLPFQLNPHYTDYQAPGHNGETRAQRLLEFTMVDPLTPVVGIQEGSALYRQGDKLTLLGDKEAYFFKGSVQKSPIAAGADLSELL; via the coding sequence ATGACCATCCGCGCCCTGCTGCTCAGCGCTTCCCGCGTTGGCGATACCCCATATCTTGAACACACTCTGCCCTTTATCGCCCCTTTGACGGAGAATGCCCGCAATTGGGTGTTTATTCCCTATGCCGGGATCAGCCTGGGTTATGATGTGTACCTCGAGAAGGTTCGCCAGGGCCTGCGCAACCTGAATATCAACATCAGTGGCATCCACGAGCATGCCGATCCCCGTCAGGCGATTCGCGATGCCGACGGCATTTTTGTTGGCGGCGGCAACACCTTCCATCTACTGCACGAGCTGTACCGCTACGACTTGCTGTTTGTCATTCGCGAGCAGGTTGAAGCCGGTAAGCCCTATGTTGGCTGGTCCGCAGGTTCCAACATCGCTGGCTTGTCAATCCGTACCACCAACGACATGCCAATCATAGAGCCGCCGTCCTTCACCGCCCTGGGTTTGCTGCCGTTTCAGCTTAACCCCCATTACACCGATTATCAGGCCCCCGGCCATAACGGTGAGACCCGTGCCCAGCGCCTGCTGGAGTTCACCATGGTTGACCCTCTAACCCCGGTCGTGGGTATTCAGGAAGGCAGTGCCCTCTATCGCCAGGGCGACAAGCTAACCTTATTGGGCGATAAAGAAGCTTACTTCTTTAAGGGCAGCGTTCAAAAGTCCCCTATCGCAGCAGGCGCCGATCTCAGTGAGCTGCTGTAA
- the bioB gene encoding biotin synthase BioB, with protein MSSFAVRHDWSRQEVEALFALPMNDLLFRAHSIHREVFDPNEVQISRLLSIKTGACPEDCKYCPQSARYDTGLEKERLLEIEKVLTEARAAKDAGATRFCMGAAWRNPHERDMPYLTDMVKEVKSMGLETCMTLGMLSAHQANQLAEAGLDYYNHNLDTSPEFYGDIITTRTYQDRLDTLSNVRAAGMKVCSGGIVGMGEQATDRAGLLQQLANLEQHPDSVPINMLVKVTGTPLDSVDDLDPLEFVRTIAVARILMPLSRVRLSAGRENMSDELQAMCFFAGANSIFYGCKLLTTPNPEENDDMSLFRRLGLKPEQGKAAIVEEDAAVVARAAREQKADGVAKTKPLFYDAAK; from the coding sequence ATGTCATCCTTTGCCGTTCGCCACGACTGGAGCCGTCAGGAAGTCGAGGCGCTGTTTGCACTGCCAATGAACGATCTGCTGTTTCGTGCCCACAGCATACACCGCGAAGTGTTCGATCCCAATGAGGTACAGATAAGCCGCTTGTTGTCGATTAAAACCGGCGCCTGCCCAGAGGACTGCAAATACTGCCCTCAGAGCGCCCGTTACGATACCGGTCTGGAAAAAGAGCGCCTGCTTGAAATTGAAAAGGTGCTGACCGAAGCCCGCGCCGCCAAAGATGCCGGTGCCACCCGATTTTGCATGGGCGCCGCCTGGCGTAATCCCCATGAGCGCGATATGCCGTATCTGACTGATATGGTGAAAGAAGTAAAATCCATGGGGCTGGAAACCTGCATGACCCTGGGCATGCTCTCCGCCCATCAGGCCAATCAGCTTGCCGAAGCCGGACTGGATTATTACAACCACAACCTGGATACTTCTCCTGAGTTTTACGGCGATATCATCACCACCCGCACCTATCAGGACAGGCTTGATACCCTCTCCAACGTGCGTGCTGCCGGCATGAAGGTGTGCTCTGGTGGTATCGTCGGCATGGGTGAGCAGGCCACCGACCGTGCCGGTTTGCTGCAGCAACTGGCAAACCTTGAGCAGCATCCCGACTCTGTGCCAATCAATATGTTGGTGAAGGTGACGGGCACGCCGCTGGACAGCGTGGATGACTTGGATCCGCTGGAATTTGTGCGCACCATTGCCGTGGCCCGAATTTTGATGCCGCTCTCAAGGGTGCGTCTGTCGGCCGGTCGCGAGAACATGAGCGATGAGCTGCAGGCCATGTGTTTCTTTGCCGGTGCCAACTCGATTTTTTACGGCTGCAAGTTGCTGACCACACCAAATCCCGAAGAAAACGATGATATGAGCCTGTTCCGCCGTTTGGGCCTGAAGCCAGAACAAGGCAAGGCAGCCATCGTCGAAGAAGACGCTGCCGTGGTGGCGCGCGCTGCCAGGGAGCAAAAGGCTGACGGCGTCGCCAAGACCAAACCGCTTTTCTACGACGCGGCCAAGTGA
- a CDS encoding ATP-binding protein — MKKAIILRGLPGSGKSYWVKAFLASLPEGAHLGKPNARVFSTDAFFTKEGVYCFDAKKLPEYHQRNLCEFIEALAEGTPVVICDNTNLAHWEYLAYETAAKALGYEVEKVLIGTPGDRRHQALCAERNSHGVPLAAIRRMARTFQP, encoded by the coding sequence ATGAAAAAAGCCATTATCCTCAGAGGGCTGCCCGGCAGTGGAAAGTCGTATTGGGTGAAAGCATTTCTGGCTTCGTTGCCCGAAGGGGCTCACTTGGGCAAACCCAATGCCCGGGTGTTTTCCACCGATGCGTTTTTTACCAAAGAGGGGGTGTATTGCTTCGATGCCAAAAAGTTGCCCGAATACCATCAGCGAAACCTCTGTGAATTTATCGAGGCGCTGGCAGAGGGTACTCCTGTGGTGATTTGCGACAACACCAATCTGGCACACTGGGAATATTTGGCTTACGAGACTGCAGCCAAAGCCCTGGGATATGAGGTGGAAAAGGTGCTCATAGGCACCCCGGGCGACAGGCGCCATCAGGCGCTTTGCGCCGAGCGAAATAGCCACGGCGTGCCACTTGCAGCCATCAGGCGTATGGCCAGGACTTTTCAGCCCTGA
- the cctA gene encoding tetraheme c-type cytochrome CctA codes for MSKTLLSALFGAAFAALALSPAAFAGDQTLAEFHVENGGCDSCHKDESPSADGAYEFEQCQSCHGTLAEMDDVHKPHDGNLVCADCHAPHDNNVGQKPTCESCHDDGRTADSVLKK; via the coding sequence GTGAGTAAAACACTCTTGAGCGCCCTTTTCGGCGCAGCCTTTGCAGCCCTGGCTCTGTCTCCTGCGGCCTTTGCCGGTGATCAGACCCTGGCTGAGTTCCACGTTGAAAACGGTGGTTGTGATTCTTGCCACAAGGATGAGTCTCCTTCGGCTGACGGTGCTTATGAGTTCGAACAATGCCAAAGCTGCCACGGCACTCTGGCTGAAATGGACGACGTGCACAAGCCACACGATGGCAATCTGGTGTGTGCTGACTGCCACGCCCCACACGACAATAACGTGGGCCAGAAGCCTACCTGTGAGTCCTGCCATGACGATGGCCGCACCGCGGACAGCGTACTGAAAAAGTAA
- a CDS encoding GNAT family N-acetyltransferase, translated as MIITTTDRLILRHFNEGDIEALFLMNSIPEVLTYIPMAPLTDVAQAEKLLHKVIFEDYRSRGFGRWAVEHKASGKVIGFCGPKFIPEYDKVELGYRYLPEYWGQGIGSEAASAAIAEFKPRLGIDEAIALILDGNLGSMGVARHIGMEPLQRDKFMEHDVTVFHKWL; from the coding sequence ATGATAATTACAACAACAGACAGACTGATTTTAAGGCACTTCAACGAAGGGGATATCGAAGCCCTGTTTTTGATGAACAGTATTCCTGAGGTACTGACTTATATTCCGATGGCGCCACTCACTGATGTAGCCCAGGCTGAAAAGCTGCTGCACAAGGTGATTTTTGAAGACTATCGCAGCCGCGGTTTCGGTCGCTGGGCAGTAGAGCACAAGGCCAGCGGCAAGGTGATAGGTTTTTGTGGCCCCAAGTTTATTCCAGAGTACGACAAGGTGGAGCTGGGTTACCGCTATCTGCCTGAATATTGGGGCCAGGGCATTGGCAGTGAGGCTGCATCAGCCGCGATTGCCGAATTCAAGCCAAGACTTGGCATAGACGAAGCCATAGCGCTCATTCTTGATGGCAATTTGGGCTCCATGGGCGTTGCCCGACACATCGGCATGGAGCCGCTGCAGCGTGATAAATTTATGGAGCATGACGTGACCGTGTTCCATAAGTGGCTTTAA
- the htpX gene encoding protease HtpX: MKRVFLFLLTNLAVLLVASIVMSILGVDTRSMSGLLVFAAIFGFGGAFFSLAISKWMAKKSMGCEVITTPRDATEKWLIDTVARQAQQAGIKMPEVAIYNSPEMNAFATGPSKNNSLVAVSTGLLYGMTQDEVEGVLAHEVSHVANGDMVTLTLIQGVVNTFVIFAARVVAGFINNFLSSDEEGEGLGTFAYIAVVFVLEMLFGILASIVVAYFSRIREYRADEGGAKLAGRHKMVAALERLRTGPETGAMPAQMAAFGINGKRSIGELLMSHPPLEKRIQALKAQ; encoded by the coding sequence ATGAAACGTGTATTTCTTTTCCTGTTGACCAACCTGGCAGTGCTGCTGGTTGCGTCGATAGTGATGTCTATTCTGGGCGTTGATACCCGCTCTATGAGTGGTCTGTTGGTGTTTGCGGCCATCTTTGGTTTCGGTGGCGCCTTTTTCTCGCTGGCCATTTCCAAGTGGATGGCGAAAAAATCCATGGGTTGTGAAGTTATCACCACCCCACGGGATGCCACCGAAAAATGGCTGATTGATACGGTTGCCCGCCAGGCGCAGCAAGCCGGTATCAAGATGCCTGAAGTGGCTATCTATAATTCACCTGAAATGAACGCCTTTGCCACAGGCCCCAGCAAAAACAACTCGCTGGTGGCCGTGAGTACCGGTCTGCTCTACGGCATGACTCAGGATGAAGTAGAAGGCGTACTGGCACACGAAGTCAGCCACGTGGCCAATGGCGACATGGTGACCCTGACCCTTATTCAGGGCGTGGTGAACACCTTTGTTATCTTTGCCGCCCGTGTGGTAGCTGGATTTATCAATAACTTCCTCTCCAGCGATGAAGAGGGTGAAGGTCTGGGTACTTTTGCCTATATCGCGGTGGTGTTTGTACTGGAAATGCTGTTTGGTATCCTGGCGTCTATCGTGGTTGCTTACTTCTCACGTATCCGTGAGTATCGTGCCGATGAAGGCGGTGCCAAGCTGGCGGGTCGTCACAAGATGGTTGCCGCACTCGAGCGGTTGCGTACCGGTCCGGAAACCGGCGCCATGCCAGCTCAAATGGCAGCATTCGGTATCAATGGCAAACGCTCAATCGGCGAGTTGCTGATGAGCCACCCGCCACTGGAAAAACGCATTCAGGCGCTCAAAGCGCAGTAA
- the bioD gene encoding dethiobiotin synthase: MYFVTGTDTDCGKSFISAALLSAVTKHNPHAGTLGIKPVASGCRVTESGLRNPDAELLMAHSSHKLDYHSVNPIAFEPAIAPHIAAANVGVDICPEAIMAKLDLARMKAADFCLVEGAGGWRLPLGNGRFMPEMVQALQLPVVLVVGMKLGCLNHAMLTQEAIKADGLRIAGWVANRIDPEMACYEENLATLMSVMDAPFLGAVPYIPSARPVDAAAFIKPGPLLSEQR, encoded by the coding sequence ATGTATTTTGTGACAGGTACCGATACGGACTGCGGAAAGTCCTTTATCTCCGCTGCCTTGCTGTCTGCGGTGACCAAACACAATCCCCATGCAGGCACGCTGGGCATTAAACCTGTGGCGTCGGGCTGCCGGGTTACCGAGTCTGGTCTTAGAAACCCGGATGCTGAACTGCTCATGGCCCACAGTAGTCACAAGCTGGATTATCACAGCGTTAACCCCATCGCCTTTGAGCCCGCCATCGCTCCACATATTGCTGCCGCGAATGTGGGGGTGGATATATGCCCTGAGGCCATTATGGCCAAACTCGACCTGGCCCGGATGAAAGCCGCCGATTTCTGTTTGGTCGAAGGTGCCGGTGGCTGGCGATTGCCGCTTGGCAATGGGCGGTTTATGCCGGAAATGGTGCAGGCACTCCAGTTACCTGTTGTCCTGGTGGTGGGGATGAAGCTTGGCTGTCTGAACCACGCCATGCTGACCCAGGAGGCCATCAAGGCCGATGGCCTGCGTATTGCCGGCTGGGTCGCCAATCGGATTGACCCCGAAATGGCCTGCTATGAAGAGAATCTGGCGACGCTGATGTCTGTAATGGACGCTCCCTTTTTGGGGGCTGTGCCTTATATTCCTTCGGCGAGGCCGGTCGATGCGGCTGCCTTTATTAAGCCAGGCCCCTTGTTGTCAGAACAGCGCTGA
- a CDS encoding methyltransferase domain-containing protein, with protein sequence MMTSQSDVAGHFSRAHQYDCHNLLQRLTANKLQTKAGLRGHLLDIGAGPGTDFSLFPVNRVTTVDIAFAMCQRLRCLHPSYEAVCADASALPFADGRFDCLYSNLALQWCSDFTVAVAEAYRVLKPGGRGYFAMVCDGALPELEILGFCVNHFAPAPQMASAFSDHDWCELSTEVATETLHFDDLRTLLYSIKGVGASARHGAGQAKALRGRADWLARVDNAERTRTPKGLPLSYQILYVSAQKRGANT encoded by the coding sequence ATGATGACAAGCCAATCCGACGTGGCTGGGCACTTCTCCCGTGCCCATCAGTACGACTGCCACAATCTGCTGCAACGACTGACCGCAAATAAGCTGCAAACCAAAGCAGGACTTCGGGGGCATTTACTGGATATTGGCGCAGGTCCGGGCACCGATTTTTCGCTGTTCCCTGTCAATCGGGTGACCACGGTGGATATTGCGTTTGCCATGTGCCAGCGGCTTCGCTGTCTTCATCCATCCTACGAGGCTGTCTGCGCGGATGCTTCCGCCTTGCCGTTTGCAGACGGGCGCTTCGACTGCCTCTATTCCAATCTCGCGCTGCAGTGGTGCTCCGACTTTACCGTGGCAGTTGCTGAGGCGTATCGGGTGCTTAAACCCGGGGGCCGTGGTTACTTTGCCATGGTGTGTGACGGCGCGTTACCTGAGCTTGAGATATTGGGGTTTTGTGTGAATCATTTTGCCCCGGCCCCTCAAATGGCATCGGCCTTCAGCGACCATGACTGGTGCGAGTTATCCACCGAGGTGGCGACAGAGACCCTCCATTTCGACGATTTGCGGACACTGCTTTATTCCATTAAAGGGGTGGGTGCCAGTGCCCGACATGGCGCGGGGCAGGCAAAGGCCCTTCGTGGTCGCGCGGACTGGCTGGCGCGGGTGGATAACGCCGAACGCACGAGAACGCCTAAGGGCTTGCCGCTGAGCTATCAGATTTTGTACGTCAGTGCGCAGAAGCGAGGAGCAAACACATGA
- a CDS encoding 8-amino-7-oxononanoate synthase codes for MTNRLLHRLADARVKAESAGLWRRRQRHSPALMDFSANDYLGLARDRRLVEALAEGARRYGVGSGASPLVSGYSEAHAELEAALCAATGHEAALLFCSGFAANLALCHALFDSTDTLVADKLIHASMIDGILGSGASLKRYPHCDLSGAARLIAKFPGTALLTESIFSMDGDLAPLSALSNLCESHNSLFIVDDAHGFGVIGEQAMGASRLEGVNISLQLVTFGKALGCQGAALLGSQALIESLVASARHYIYSTALSPAQAYAARFSLSLVQQGEQNATLAANICHFLNSAKEAGLKLLPSQSPIQLLPVPDVEVCLMAANALKARGFLVGAIRPPTVPVPRLRITLSAAQSMQSIEALVHALADIENGFGEGVNEGTVKGCDAP; via the coding sequence GTGACGAATCGGTTGCTGCATCGCCTGGCTGACGCCAGAGTGAAAGCCGAATCAGCGGGGCTTTGGCGTCGACGTCAGCGCCACAGCCCGGCCCTGATGGACTTTTCTGCCAACGATTATCTGGGGCTCGCCCGGGATAGGCGTTTGGTTGAGGCGCTGGCGGAAGGCGCACGCCGCTATGGCGTCGGCAGCGGTGCTTCGCCACTGGTGAGTGGTTATTCCGAGGCCCACGCCGAACTGGAAGCGGCACTCTGCGCCGCAACCGGCCATGAAGCTGCGCTGCTTTTTTGCTCGGGTTTTGCCGCCAACCTGGCGTTGTGCCATGCCCTGTTTGACAGCACTGATACCCTGGTGGCCGATAAGCTCATCCATGCCTCCATGATTGACGGTATTCTTGGCAGTGGCGCCAGCCTCAAGCGTTACCCCCATTGCGATCTCAGTGGCGCGGCGCGCCTGATAGCGAAGTTCCCGGGCACAGCGCTCCTCACCGAGAGTATTTTCAGTATGGATGGGGACTTGGCGCCCCTGTCTGCGCTCTCAAATCTGTGTGAATCCCATAACAGTTTGTTTATTGTCGATGACGCCCATGGTTTTGGTGTGATCGGCGAACAAGCGATGGGGGCCAGCCGCCTGGAAGGGGTTAATATCTCGCTGCAGCTGGTGACCTTTGGTAAGGCGCTGGGGTGTCAGGGCGCGGCACTGCTCGGCAGCCAGGCGCTTATTGAGAGTCTGGTGGCGAGTGCCAGGCACTATATTTATTCTACGGCCTTATCTCCGGCGCAGGCTTATGCGGCGCGCTTCTCGCTCTCACTGGTGCAGCAGGGCGAACAAAACGCAACACTGGCCGCGAATATCTGCCATTTCCTGAACAGCGCCAAGGAAGCTGGTCTTAAGTTGCTGCCTTCTCAAAGCCCAATTCAACTGCTACCCGTCCCTGATGTAGAGGTTTGTCTGATGGCTGCGAATGCCCTCAAGGCCAGAGGCTTTTTGGTTGGGGCAATTCGCCCTCCCACGGTACCTGTCCCAAGGCTCAGAATAACCCTGAGTGCTGCCCAAAGCATGCAAAGCATAGAGGCGTTGGTACACGCCCTGGCGGACATCGAAAATGGCTTTGGCGAGGGTGTTAACGAAGGCACAGTTAAAGGCTGTGACGCGCCATGA
- the cobB gene encoding Sir2 family NAD+-dependent deacetylase, which yields MYRHIVVLTGAGISAESGIRTFRDQDGLWEEHHIEDVATPEGYERDPQLVERFYNLRWEQLKSTEVSANPAHEALAQLETEFDGEFLLVTQNVDDLHERGGSQRLIHMHGELNKGRCPRSRQTFLLREPFGPDNVCTCCIPAQRLRPHIVWFGEMPFGMDRIHDALERCDLFIAIGTSGTVYPAAGFVDIANHHGAQTVEVNLAAPDRHSQFQWHLTGKAGDIVPRLVRAVLQGKSLCSLADVLQETD from the coding sequence ATGTACCGGCATATAGTAGTACTCACAGGCGCGGGCATTTCTGCAGAGTCGGGGATCCGTACCTTTCGCGATCAGGACGGCCTGTGGGAAGAGCACCATATAGAAGATGTGGCGACCCCAGAAGGTTATGAGCGTGATCCGCAGCTGGTGGAGCGTTTTTACAATCTGCGCTGGGAGCAGTTAAAGTCGACCGAGGTTAGCGCTAACCCGGCCCATGAGGCCCTTGCCCAGCTCGAAACCGAATTTGACGGTGAGTTTTTGCTGGTAACCCAGAACGTGGACGACTTGCACGAGCGCGGTGGTAGCCAGCGGCTTATTCATATGCATGGCGAGCTTAATAAAGGCCGTTGCCCCCGCTCACGTCAAACCTTTTTACTGCGCGAACCCTTTGGTCCGGACAATGTTTGTACCTGCTGTATCCCTGCTCAGCGCCTGCGGCCCCATATCGTCTGGTTTGGTGAAATGCCCTTTGGCATGGACCGTATCCACGATGCATTGGAACGTTGCGACCTCTTTATTGCCATAGGCACCTCGGGCACTGTCTATCCGGCTGCCGGGTTTGTGGATATTGCCAATCATCATGGTGCCCAGACTGTGGAAGTGAATCTGGCTGCTCCCGACAGGCATAGCCAGTTCCAGTGGCACCTCACCGGCAAAGCCGGTGACATTGTGCCGCGACTGGTGCGCGCTGTGCTTCAAGGGAAAAGCTTGTGTAGCCTGGCCGATGTGTTGCAAGAGACCGACTGA